The Phormidium yuhuli AB48 DNA window GCGAACCCCCCTTAACGCCATTTTAGGGTTTAGCCAACTCATGACCCGTCAGGGATCATTAAACGACGAACAACGCCACCATCTTGGAGTCATTCAAAACAGCGGCGAACATTTGCTGCAACTGATTAACGAAATTTTGGATATGTCCAAAATTGAAGCCGGTCATATTCAACTCAACCCCAACCGCTTTGACCTCCATCATCTCCTCGACAGCATCAAAGGGATGTTTGAGCTGCGGGCCTCACAAAAGTTACTGCAACTGACCCTTGAACAGCATCCCCAAGTCTCCCGCTTTATCGAAGCCGACGAAGGGAAACTCCGTCAAGTCCTGATGAACCTCCTCAGCAACGCCATTAAATTCACCCACCAGGGTCGCATCACCCTACGGGTAAGCCAGGAAAAACCCATCACCCCCGAGGCCCCCAAGGAGTCCTATCAGTTACAAATTGAGGTTGAAGATACCGGAACTGGCATTGCCCCGGAGGACTTGGAAAGCATTTTTGAAGCCTTTGTTCAAACGAACTTAACCCAGCATGACCACACTGGAACCGGACTGGGCCTGGCCATTAGTCAAAAATTTGTCCAGATGATGGGGGGACAGTTACAGCTGGAGAGTGAAGTCGGCCGTGGCAGTTGCTTTTATTTCTCAGTGCCCATTACAGACATTTCTCTATCTAATGCCGAGGTTGATGACACTCCTGTACCGGAACGACACGTGGTGAGCTTAGCCCCCGGCCAGCCTGACTATCGTATCCTGGTAGTGGACGACCGTTGGGAAAGTCGTCAATTTCTAGTAGAACTGTTACAGAGCGTTGGTTTTCAGGTTCGAGAGGCCGAGAATGGCCTTGAGGCCATTCAGCAGTGGCAAGAGTGGCAGCCGCACCTGATTTGGATGGACATGCGGATGCCTCAAATGAGTGGTTACGAGGCGACTGAACATATCAAAGCTCATTTGCAGGGACAAGCGACGGTGATTATTGCCCTGACCGCCAGTGCCTTAGAGAACGAGAAATCGGTAATTCTCTCGGCCGGGTGTGATGACTTTGTACGTAAGCCGTTCCGGGAGGTCACAATTTTTGAGAAAATTTCCCATTATTTGGGAGTTGAATATGACTATGAGGATTCCCTGATACAGGGGATTGAGGCTAAAGGTTCGTCCTTGCTTTCGCAAGGGGAAATGATAGACTGCCTCAGCCAACTAGCTCCCTCTTGGCGAGAGTCTCTAAAAGAAGCGGTTGAACTAGCAGATGAGGAGCTAATCTTAGAGCTTTTACAGGCGTTACCGGCTGAACAAACGCCATTGTGCCAGACGATTCATCAGCTTGTCGATGAATTTCAATATGGTACATTGTTAGATAGACTCGCGTTTCCGTCTGACGATGAAAATGTTTAGTATTTTAAGGAATAGCACTCCATGACTCAAGACCGTCCCAGCACTCAGTCCTATCGAGGAGACATCTTGATTGTTGATGATACTCCAGAAAACTTGAAGTTTCTCTCCAAAACTCTTGCTGAGCAGCAGTATAAGGTTCGTAGCGTGACGGATGGGGTCATGGCGTTACGGGTGGCTCAAGCTGCTCCGATTAACTTGATTCTTCTGGATGTCAAAATGCCAGGCATGGATGGCTATGAAGTTTGTTGTCGGCTCAAGCAACATGAAAAGACTAAAAATATTCCCGTTATTTTTATCAGTGCCTTGGATGACATGATCGATAAAGTGAAAGCCTTTCATGTTGGTGGGGTTGATTATATTACGAAACCTTTTCATGTTGAGGAAGTATTAGCTCGTATTGAAACTCATATCACCTTGGAAGCAGCCAAGACGGAAATTTTAAAGCTCAATAGTAATTTAGAAAACCGTGTCAGACAACGAACACACCAGCTTGAAAAAGAGATTGCAGCCCGTCAACAGGCTCAGGAGCAACTGTTACATCTGGCGTTGCATGATGCCTTAACGGAGTTACCCAATCGTGTACTGTTTATGAAACAACTGGGTCGAATTTTAGACCAGAGCAAGCAAAATAGTACTCATCGTTTTTCGGTATTGCTATTAGACTGTGATCATTTCAAGGTCGTGAATGATTCCTTAGGTCATTTGGTGGGCGATCGCCTACTGATTGCTGTGGCGCGGCGAATCCAAACCTGTCTACCTCCTGGAGTAATGTTGGCAAGACTCGGTGGTGATGAATTTGCCATTTTGGTTGAAGAGGATACTCCCGAGGGCGATCGCGCGTTGGAATTGGCCAAGCAAATTCAAGCAGAGTTAAGCTATCCCTTTCAACTGGGGTCTCAGGAAAACTTTACCAATGTCAGTATCGGTATTGTTTTGGGTCATCCCAGTTATGAGCAGCCGGAGCATTTGTTACGAGATGCAGACTCAGCCATGTATCAGGCAAAAGCGAAGGGGAAAGCCAGTCAGCAAATTTTTGACTCCAGAATGTATACCCAGGCGATCGTGCGCTTGCAGATGGAAACGGATTTGCGGCGGGCGATCGAGCGCAGAGAGTTTCTTTTGTATTACCAGCCAATTATTTGCCTGAAAACAAGAAAGGTTTCTGGGTTAGAAGCCCTCATCCGCTGGGAACATCCGAGTCGTGGTTTATTACTTCCGGGAGAATTTTTACCAATTGCCCAAGATAGTGATCTCATGAGTCATATTGATATTTGGGTACTTCGGGAAGCCTGCTTACAACTGAAAGCCTGGCAGGACAAGAACAAGCTCGATGATGCTATCTTTATGTCCACCAATCTATCTGTGCATAACTTTTTACAAGAAGATATTACGGAAAAAATTTCTGATATTCTGGTAGAAACTGGAGTTTCGGGGCATTGTCTAGAGCTAGAAATCACAGAAGACAGCATTATTAGAAACCCAAGTCAAGTCAATTCCATCTTGAACCGACTCAAACATCAAAACATTAAATTTAGTATTGATGATTTTGGCACAGGATATTCATCCTTGAGCTATCTGCATCAATTTTCAGTCGATAGTCTTAAGATAGACCGGTCGTTTATCCAGGGAATTGCTCCCCAGCCCTCATCCCTCAGCAACTTACAAATTGCCAATACGATTATTCAACTTGCTGAAAACTTGCAGTTGTCTGTAATTGCCGAAGGGATTGAAACCCTAGAACAACTCTCTATATTAGAGGACTTAGACTGCACCTATGGTCAAGGCTATTACTTTTCACGACCCTTACCCGCAGACGCAGCGTTAAATTTTCTCACCTACTGTCAGCAGTCCGGTTGAGTCCATCGAGGTGGCGGAGTCAGAACCTGACCGGGTTGCACCCGCAAACGTGGTAATCCGACATTTAAGTTTTGACCTAAGTCAAGGACAATGTCAGGATGCGATGACTAGACTGGCTCCACAGGCAATCGGTCTACAGCGGCCGAATTGTCCGAGACTCTGTTTTTCACACCCCAGACTTCAGCCAAGGAGTATTAATATCAGCCTGGTGATGATGATGATCTTCGATCTGAATTCCCAGTGGTTTCTATCAACTGGTGCAATCTGTGAACCATGGAACCTGGTATGCTCGCAGTGCTGAGCTGATTAGTTCGGCTTGGATGCACTGGACGGTCTGGCTGCGAATTCCCGGAGATGTCGTCTTTGCGTTAGGAGCGTTGTTAATGGTGATTTGCGTCCTGCGGGCGATTATTGCCATTGTCCAAGAACCCACCCAGGCTCAACCCCGGACTACCGTTAGTTCGGAGCTATCGTAACGGTAACCCCTGAGTGGATCAATTTTTTCCCAATTCATGCAAGTTTAGAGGAGACACAAGATTGATGACTAGCTTATTTGAACGACTCGGCGGTGAACCCGCCGTCGATGCTGCGGTCGACAAGTTCTACGAACG harbors:
- a CDS encoding two-component system response regulator; translation: MTQDRPSTQSYRGDILIVDDTPENLKFLSKTLAEQQYKVRSVTDGVMALRVAQAAPINLILLDVKMPGMDGYEVCCRLKQHEKTKNIPVIFISALDDMIDKVKAFHVGGVDYITKPFHVEEVLARIETHITLEAAKTEILKLNSNLENRVRQRTHQLEKEIAARQQAQEQLLHLALHDALTELPNRVLFMKQLGRILDQSKQNSTHRFSVLLLDCDHFKVVNDSLGHLVGDRLLIAVARRIQTCLPPGVMLARLGGDEFAILVEEDTPEGDRALELAKQIQAELSYPFQLGSQENFTNVSIGIVLGHPSYEQPEHLLRDADSAMYQAKAKGKASQQIFDSRMYTQAIVRLQMETDLRRAIERREFLLYYQPIICLKTRKVSGLEALIRWEHPSRGLLLPGEFLPIAQDSDLMSHIDIWVLREACLQLKAWQDKNKLDDAIFMSTNLSVHNFLQEDITEKISDILVETGVSGHCLELEITEDSIIRNPSQVNSILNRLKHQNIKFSIDDFGTGYSSLSYLHQFSVDSLKIDRSFIQGIAPQPSSLSNLQIANTIIQLAENLQLSVIAEGIETLEQLSILEDLDCTYGQGYYFSRPLPADAALNFLTYCQQSG